In the Babylonia areolata isolate BAREFJ2019XMU chromosome 34, ASM4173473v1, whole genome shotgun sequence genome, one interval contains:
- the LOC143277627 gene encoding uncharacterized protein LOC143277627 isoform X1 produces MFRNRTLSSRYTRLISFVILTMWNTSIAKSRERTETDSVQEDNSEESAAFSTSFPLNDAAATFPTSFPSDDFTFSTSLSLNNDVDTFSSSLPLNKDAATFSTSFPINDVAATLSTSLPLNHHAATLSTSFPLTDDGGAKLSLMGHPVNDDDQCITQASITEASTDNNNTSTGLNTSRFDCFLQLHVPQGSVTLLQTGSCSGVGVLAWRRNEGGQRVCPDHHKLSSCPELNPDTHGVTTNNTVTSPYHGQWRRPVLCFNFAFVNSSSAAPGLKVVFLTSSLGYIQTPRHINKHYNSCAILTPPPGQMIFVSVNKSSSPRVSFARFQSPCGPIKYPIRDLRLPFIFPDLQTFVVRMSWYLRNLVVSDTEDGQNWNGTRPLTLLYVTQNSGSQSMGLVFSFQQRRPVSTSYQWNCSKSEWPELYRHFPCDGQLQCLGGEDETHCYYHSDDCGAGKITVDGSCFIIIRESYWATTTRSEAEQKCERQGAMLASFDSFRQWDSLVSTLQDMGHRKTHLWIDMHSVRSTMKTSEDTYMKNMYINTWQWGSGGSVVYNFHASFHQECNQAYLSTTANDLQKRSSISTTLCSGGARSIQTNSTICKMPTPSSDSQPNHNKIIIEAQIDMAATSRVPLATCPSGHVTHVALACDPDSQCLEKPESLHTSRTVMCKAAAVNTAAAAATVGTPYFQCAMTGDSVPYSLVCDWCQDCADNSDESFCRFPPCASSAFDCGQRQCVSLKQVCDQLVNCQTGRDELYCDSQPTQSFNIIFNVTRPPALVSFDRPGSFSLIALPGNTTRCPHSHFLCPGNGYCLPVYTRCNGMTDCPGHGDEAGCDEFTCKGLYQCRGKDRQICLHVDHLCDGWPQCPQQDDEQMCELTDSCPDQCVCYGLSLTDLFVFKPEASPKLRYLEGRGSGLTLDVITNQTMLIYLGAGACGWRNLSAMHLPNLHVLDISGNIIQYINFNHLSQLHNLKELDLSNNPLSGISMSSTEHRLESLLFLNISRVSYHFPDLHSFSNMMPLIEGIDFSHSGLKSLQGRGLFRSLKTLDLQGCTVSDFSPEFMKEMAQLQQLFADDFMLCCSAVLPDSFVGICIVPEDEISSCDNLLKSDSYRAAIVIFITAALLGNLCSIVYRIWSLSSKQKVGYAVFVIHLSVSDFFMGVYLLIIGIADRLYAGTYLWNEFYWRKSTACTISGFISLLSCEVSSILIGLITLDRFLVMRFPFSHLRFGTSSAHVACAVSWGIGIILASIPLLPVTSHWEFYSQTGICIPLPITRIDFPGRYYSFCIMIVFNMVIFTCIAAGQALIYWSVRANTMPDQGSNSKENVVIKDKTRSKEAAIARRLLVVAMSDFLCWFPIGVCGLLAKLDVPVPGEINTAMAVFVLPFNSALNPFIYTYTSMQEKRRKQKEIKLQKLIATYVKSEMSVLKRSCAT; encoded by the exons ATGTTTCGGAACAGGACACTGTCATCACGTTATACAAGACTTATTTCTTTTGTGATTCTGACAATGTGGAACACGTCGATCGCCAAGAGCAGAgaacgaacagagacagacagcgttcAGGAAGACAACAGTGAGGAGAGTGCTGCTTTCTCAACCAGCTTTCCTTTAAACGACGCTGCAGCAACATTCCCAACCAGTTTTCCTTCTGACGATTTCACGTTTTCAACCAGCCTGTCTCTAAATAATGATGTAGATACGTTTTCATCCAGCCTTCCTTTAAACAAGGACGCAGCAACGTTTTCAACCAGCTTTCCTATAAACGACGTTGCAGCAACACTCTCAACCAGTCTTCCTTTAAACCACCACGCAGCAACACTTTCAACCAGTTTCCCTTTAACCGACGATGGTGGTGCTAAACTCTCGCTGATGGGTCACCCTGTAAACGATGATGATCAATGTATCACACAAGCTTCCATTACAGAAGCCagcactgataacaacaacacatcaacaggaCTGAACACATCGAGGTTTGACTGCTTCCTCCAGCTGCACGTTCCTCAGGGAAGCGTGACCCTGTTGCAGACAGGCAGCTGCAGTGGTGTTGGGGTCCTGGCCTGGAGGAGGAACGAAGGAGGTCAGCGGGTGTGTCCGGACCACCACAAGCTGTCGTCGTGCCCAGAACTGAACCCGGACACCCACGGTGTGACGACAAACAACACGGTGACGTCACCCTACCACGGGCAATGGAGACGGCCGGTGCTGTGTTTTAACTTTGCTTTCGTCAATTCGTCGTCGGCAGCACCTGGTTTGAAAGTGGTCTTTTTGACGTCCTCATTag gGTACATCCAGACACCCAGACACATCAACAAACACTACAACAGCTGTGCAATCCTGACTCCTCCACCTGGACAGATGATCTTTGTAAGTGTTAATAAATCCTCCAGCCCCCGCGTTTCGTTCGCTCGATTCCAAAGCCCCTGTGGACCTATAAAGTATCCCATTAGAGACCTTCGTTTGCCATTCATTTTCCCAGACCTGCAAACATTCGTTGTAAGAATGTCATGGTATCTGAGAAACCTGGTTGTGTCCGACACTGAAGACGGACAAAACTGGAACGGAACAAGGCCCTTGACTTTGCTTTATGTTACTCAGAATAGTGGATCACAAAGTATGGGTCTAGTGTTCTCCTTCCAGCAGAGAAGACCCGTGTCGACGAGTTATCAGTGGAACTGCTCCAAGTCTGAATGGCCCGAGTTGTACCGACACTTTCCCTGTGACGGCCAGCTACAGTGTTTGGGTGGTGAGGACGAAACCCATTGCTACTACCATTCAGATGACTGCGGGGCGGGCAAG ATTACAGTGGATGGCAGCTGCTTCATTATTATAAGAGAGTCTTACTGGGCTACAACAACACGTAGTGAAGCAGAACAGAAGTGTGAGAGACAAGGCGCCATGCTGGCCAGTTTTGATTCCTTCAGGCAGTGGGACAGCCTCGTGTCAACCCTTCAAGACATGGGTCACAGAAAAACTCACCTGTGGATTGACATGCACAGTGTCAGGAGCACTATGAAGACCTCAGAAGATACCTACATGAAGAACAT GTACATCAACACCTGGCAGTGGGGCAGTGGTGGCTCAGTGGTCTACAATTTCCACGCTTCATTCCATCAAGAGTGCAATCAAGCTTACTTATCCACCACTGCAAATGATCTGCAGAAAAGGTCCAGCATTTCCACAACTCTGTGTTCTGGG GGCGCCAGGTCAATACAAACAAATTCGACGATCTGCAAAATGCCCACGCCATCATCAGACAGCCAGCCCAACCACAACAAAATCATCATTGAAGCCCAGATTGACATGGCTGCCACGTCACGTGTACCGCTCGCGACCTGCCCTTCCGGGCACGTGACACACGTAGCACTGGCTTGTGACCCTGACAGTCAGTGCCTGGAGAAACCAGAGAGCTTACACACGTCACGCACTGTGATGTGTAAAGCTGCTGctgttaatactgctgctgctgctgcaacagtaGGCACTCCTTACTTCCAGTGTGCGATGACCGGTGACTCCGTGCCATACAGtctggtgtgtgactggtgtcAGGACTGTGCCGACAACAGCGACGAATCGTTTTGTCGCTTCCCACCTTGTGCCAGCAGTGCTTTTGACTGTGGTCAGCGACAG TGTGTAAGTCTCAAACAAGTGTGTGATCAGTTAGTCAACTGCCAGACCGGACGTGACGAGCTGTATTGTGATTCACAACCTacccaatcattcaacatcatttTCAATGTGACACGCCCACCAGCACTCGTCAGTTTTGACAGACCCGGAAGTTTCTCTTTGATAGCTCTTCCCGGAAATACGACTCGATGCCCACACTCTCACTTCCTGTGCCCTGGGaatggttactgtctgcctgtctacaccaggtgtaatggTATGACGGACTGTCCGGGACATGGGGATGAAGCTGGGTGTGATGAATTCACATGCAAAGGGCTGTACCAATGTCGTGGGAAGGACCGACAGATATGTCTACACGTAGATCACCTCTGTGAcggttggcctcagtgtccacagcaggatgatgaacagATGTGTGAAttgactgactcttgtcctgatcagtgtgtttgttATGGACTTTCCTTGACCGACTTGTTCGTCTTCAAACCTGAAGCTTCCCCCAAGTTACGTTATCTGGAAGGCAGGGGGAGTGGACTGACCTTGGATGTCATCACAAATCAGACTATGCTGATTTACCTTGGAGCTGGAGCGTGTGGCTGGAGAAATCTTAGTGCCATGCATCTGCCTAATCTTCATGTGTTAGATATAAGTGGaaacataatacaatatataAATTTTAATCATCTTTCACAATTACACAACCTCAAAGAACTGGATCTGTCTAATAATCCATTGTCTGGAATTTCTATGTCCAGTACGGAGCATAGATTGGAATCCCTGCTGTTTCTGAATATTTCCCGTGTTTCATATCACTTTCCTGACTTACACTCTTTCTCAAATATGATGCCCCTGATTGAAGGTATAGACTTTTCGCATAGTGGGCTGAAATCTCTTCAAGGTAGGGGATTGTTTCGAAGCCTAAAGACCTTAGATTTGCAAGGTTGCACTGTGTCTGATTTCAGTCCAGAATTTATGAAAGAAATGGCTCAGCTGCAACAGTTATTTGCTGATGACTTCATGCTTTGCTGTTCTGCAGTGCTACCTGATAGTTTTGTGGGAATATGCATTGTACCAGAGGATGAGATCTCCTCTTGTGATAATTTGCTGAAATCTGACTCTTACCGAGCTGCTATTGTGATCTTCATCACAGCTGCCTTGTTGGGAAACCTGTGCAGCATTGTATACCGTATCTGGTCCTTATCCTCAAAACAGAAAGTGGGTTAtgcagtgtttgttattcatctgtctgtgtctgactttttTATGGGCGTTTACTTGCTGATAATCGGAATAGCAGACCGTTTATATGCTGGTACCTACCTGTGGAATGAATTTTATTGGAGAAAAAGCACAGCATGTACAATTTCAGGATTCATCTCCCTGTTGTCTTGTGAAGTGTCATCAATTCTTATTGGCCTCATCACCCTTGATCGATTTCTGGTGatgcgctttcctttcagtcATCTTCGTTTCGGAACATCATCAGCTCATGTTGCCTGTGCTGTCAGCTGGGGAATAGGGATTATCCTTGCCTCaatccctttactccctgtgacgtcccactgggaattctacagccagactggcatctgcattcctctgccaATTACTAGAATTGACTTCCCTGGTCGCTATTAttccttttgcatcatgattgtaTTTAACATGGTCATATTCACGTGCATTGCTGCAGGCCAGGCTCTGATCTACTGGTCAGTGAGGGCCAATACCATGCCAGATCAAGgatcaaacagcaaagaaaacgTCGTGATCAAAGACAAAACCAGATCCAAAGAGGCCGCCATTGCTCGTCGCCTTCTGGTtgttgccatgtcagactttctgtgctggttccccattggtgtctgtggactcctggCAAAGCTGGACGTTCCTGTTCCAGGGGAGATCAACACGgcaatggctgtctttgtgctgccGTTTAACTCAGCTCTGAACCCTTTCATTTATACATATACTAGTATGCAAGAAAAAcgcaggaaacagaaagaaatcaaactgcAGAAACTTATTGCTACATACGTCAAaagtgaaatgtctgttttgaaACGTTCATGTGCAACATAG
- the LOC143277627 gene encoding uncharacterized protein LOC143277627 isoform X2 — MFRNRTLSSRYTRLISFVILTMWNTSIAKSRERTETDSVQEDNSEESAAFSTSFPLNDAAATFPTSFPSDDFTFSTSLSLNNDVDTFSSSLPLNKDAATFSTSFPINDVAATLSTSLPLNHHAATLSTSFPLTDDGGAKLSLMGHPVNDDDQCITQASITEASTDNNNTSTGLNTSRFDCFLQLHVPQGSVTLLQTGSCSGVGVLAWRRNEGGQRVCPDHHKLSSCPELNPDTHGVTTNNTVTSPYHGQWRRPVLCFNFAFVNSSSAAPGLKVVFLTSSLGYIQTPRHINKHYNSCAILTPPPGQMIFVSVNKSSSPRVSFARFQSPCGPIKYPIRDLRLPFIFPDLQTFVVRMSWYLRNLVVSDTEDGQNWNGTRPLTLLYVTQNSGSQSMGLVFSFQQRRPVSTSYQWNCSKSEWPELYRHFPCDGQLQCLGGEDETHCYYHSDDCGAGKITVDGSCFIIIRESYWATTTRSEAEQKCERQGAMLASFDSFRQWDSLVSTLQDMGHRKTHLWIDMHSVRSTMKTSEDTYMKNMYINTWQWGSGGSVVYNFHASFHQECNQAYLSTTANDLQKRAPGQYKQIRRSAKCPRHHQTASPTTTKSSLKPRLTWLPRHVYRSRPALPGT; from the exons ATGTTTCGGAACAGGACACTGTCATCACGTTATACAAGACTTATTTCTTTTGTGATTCTGACAATGTGGAACACGTCGATCGCCAAGAGCAGAgaacgaacagagacagacagcgttcAGGAAGACAACAGTGAGGAGAGTGCTGCTTTCTCAACCAGCTTTCCTTTAAACGACGCTGCAGCAACATTCCCAACCAGTTTTCCTTCTGACGATTTCACGTTTTCAACCAGCCTGTCTCTAAATAATGATGTAGATACGTTTTCATCCAGCCTTCCTTTAAACAAGGACGCAGCAACGTTTTCAACCAGCTTTCCTATAAACGACGTTGCAGCAACACTCTCAACCAGTCTTCCTTTAAACCACCACGCAGCAACACTTTCAACCAGTTTCCCTTTAACCGACGATGGTGGTGCTAAACTCTCGCTGATGGGTCACCCTGTAAACGATGATGATCAATGTATCACACAAGCTTCCATTACAGAAGCCagcactgataacaacaacacatcaacaggaCTGAACACATCGAGGTTTGACTGCTTCCTCCAGCTGCACGTTCCTCAGGGAAGCGTGACCCTGTTGCAGACAGGCAGCTGCAGTGGTGTTGGGGTCCTGGCCTGGAGGAGGAACGAAGGAGGTCAGCGGGTGTGTCCGGACCACCACAAGCTGTCGTCGTGCCCAGAACTGAACCCGGACACCCACGGTGTGACGACAAACAACACGGTGACGTCACCCTACCACGGGCAATGGAGACGGCCGGTGCTGTGTTTTAACTTTGCTTTCGTCAATTCGTCGTCGGCAGCACCTGGTTTGAAAGTGGTCTTTTTGACGTCCTCATTag gGTACATCCAGACACCCAGACACATCAACAAACACTACAACAGCTGTGCAATCCTGACTCCTCCACCTGGACAGATGATCTTTGTAAGTGTTAATAAATCCTCCAGCCCCCGCGTTTCGTTCGCTCGATTCCAAAGCCCCTGTGGACCTATAAAGTATCCCATTAGAGACCTTCGTTTGCCATTCATTTTCCCAGACCTGCAAACATTCGTTGTAAGAATGTCATGGTATCTGAGAAACCTGGTTGTGTCCGACACTGAAGACGGACAAAACTGGAACGGAACAAGGCCCTTGACTTTGCTTTATGTTACTCAGAATAGTGGATCACAAAGTATGGGTCTAGTGTTCTCCTTCCAGCAGAGAAGACCCGTGTCGACGAGTTATCAGTGGAACTGCTCCAAGTCTGAATGGCCCGAGTTGTACCGACACTTTCCCTGTGACGGCCAGCTACAGTGTTTGGGTGGTGAGGACGAAACCCATTGCTACTACCATTCAGATGACTGCGGGGCGGGCAAG ATTACAGTGGATGGCAGCTGCTTCATTATTATAAGAGAGTCTTACTGGGCTACAACAACACGTAGTGAAGCAGAACAGAAGTGTGAGAGACAAGGCGCCATGCTGGCCAGTTTTGATTCCTTCAGGCAGTGGGACAGCCTCGTGTCAACCCTTCAAGACATGGGTCACAGAAAAACTCACCTGTGGATTGACATGCACAGTGTCAGGAGCACTATGAAGACCTCAGAAGATACCTACATGAAGAACAT GTACATCAACACCTGGCAGTGGGGCAGTGGTGGCTCAGTGGTCTACAATTTCCACGCTTCATTCCATCAAGAGTGCAATCAAGCTTACTTATCCACCACTGCAAATGATCTGCAGAAAAG GGCGCCAGGTCAATACAAACAAATTCGACGATCTGCAAAATGCCCACGCCATCATCAGACAGCCAGCCCAACCACAACAAAATCATCATTGAAGCCCAGATTGACATGGCTGCCACGTCACGTGTACCGCTCGCGACCTGCCCTTCCGGGCACGTGA